Proteins encoded by one window of Nasonia vitripennis strain AsymCx chromosome 5, Nvit_psr_1.1, whole genome shotgun sequence:
- the LOC107981125 gene encoding uncharacterized protein LOC107981125: MNIFKMCTILLFATLTSIISLANADYNTSISYSNALIRNKRGFGGTKSVYDPHGMSGMKRTLAAAMYLVMCANNYVLQQIKEDKFCLINVKVLKIEHALIIDPKDHS, from the exons atgaatattttcaaaatgtgCACTATCCTGCTTTTCGCCACGTTGACGAGCATAATTTCACTCGCAAATGCTGAT TACAATACCTCGATATCATACAGCAACGCCTTGATACGAAACAAACGTGGTTTCGGAGGCACGAAATCGGTCTACGATCCTCATGGCATGTCTGGAATGAAAAGAACTCTAGCAGCGGCTATGTATTTAGTGATGTGCGCAAACAACTATGTGCTACAACAAATAAAAGAAG ACAAGTTCTGCTTAATAAACGTCAAGGTTTTGAAGATCGAGCACGCGCTGATAATTGACCCGAAGGACCACAGCTAG